Within the Acuticoccus sediminis genome, the region GATGATGAGCAGGATCGCCACCGACAGAGCCACGGTCGTGAGGCCGAAGACGGCCGGGAGCTCCACCCCGCCGAGGGTAAAGCCCCCCTCGAGCCGGCGCACCCCGTCCTGCAGCAATGTCACCAGGACGACGCCCGTGACTGCGCCCGAGACGGTGGCCATGCCCCCGATGATGAGCATCGCCACAAGCGAGAAGATGAGGCCGAAGTAGAAGGTCGTCGGCGAGAAGGCGCCCAGCATGAAGCCGTAGAGGGCGCCGGCGATGGCGGCCATCGCGCCCGAGCCGATCCACGCGAGGTAGCGCATCCGCCGCGCGTCGATGCCGAGCGCGGTGGCGGCGGCCTCGTCGTCCCGCACGGCCCGCAGCATCAGACCCCAGCGGCTCTCCCGGTAGAGGCGGGCCAGAACGACGAAGGCGACGGCCGCGCCGAGGGCGACCCAGAAGGTCGTGACCCGCGGAACGCCGAAGAAGGTCTGGCTGCCGCGGGTGATCTCGCGCGCACCGATCAGCACCGAGTGGACGATGATGAGGAGGCCGAGCGTCGCGATGGTGGCGGACGCCCCCCTCAGCCGCGCGATGGCGAGCCCGCTCGCGGCCGCCGCGAGGAGCCCGGCGAGCGCCGCCGGCACCAGCGCCACCCATGGCGAGAGCTCCCACCCCGCGAGCGCGGCGGGAAGCTGCGGCAGGGCGGTGCGCTGCATCAGCGCCGGAAGCGCCAGGATCCCCGCCGTGTACGCCCCGAGCGCCATGAAGGCGGAGTGGCCGAAGGAGACGATCCCCGAGTTGCCGGTGAAGACGCCGAGCGCGACCACCGCGGTCACGAACACGCACATCTGGATGGCGATCCGCTCGCCCGAGCGGCCGAGGACGGCCCACAGCCCGACCGCGACGGCAGTCAGGGCGACGACGATCAGGACCGTCTGCCCGATCTCGCGGGCGAGACGACGGCGCGGCAGGTCAGCAAGGGCGGTCGCAGCCATGATCCCCCGACATCGTTTCAAATGGAAGGAAAGCCTGCACCTTGTTTGTTGTCAAACGAAACGATCTTTCAGGGGGATGGCATTTGCCAGCCCCCGCGCAGTGTGCCACCGGTATAAGATGACCTTGTCCGGCACGACACTTCCCTCGCCGCTCGACCCGGGCGGGCCCCGATGGGAGGGCGGCTGCCTGGGACCCGAGGACCCGCCGCCGGTCATGCGGCTGCGCGAAGGCGCCGCGACGCGCATTCTCCTCACGTGCGATCATGCCGGCCACCGGGTCCCCTCGAACGTCGCGCTGGGGGTCGGAGAGCAAGATCTCTGCCGGCACATCGGTTACGACATCGGCGCCCTCGCGGTGGCGGAGCGGCTGAGCGGCGCGCTGGACGCCGAGCTGATCGCCCAGCGCTACAGCCGCCTCGTCATCGACTGCAACCGTCCGCCGCACGCGCCGGACGCGATGCCGCGCCGCGTCGACGGCACGACCGTCCCCGGCAATGCCGCGATCACGCCGTCCGGGGCAGCCGCCCGGGTGGCCGAGATCTTCATGCCGTACCACGCCGCGATCGAGGCCAGCCTCGACCGGCGGGCCGCGCGGGGCGAGGCGACGGTGCTCGTCGCCGTCCACTCCTTCACGCCGCAGCATCGCGACTATCCGGGCGCGCGACCGTGGCCGATCACCTTCCTCTACAACCGGCAGCCGGCGCTCTCCCTGGCGCTCGCCGCGATCCTCGCCGAACGGGGCGTCAACGCGGGGCTCAACGTGCCCTACGAGGTCGACGACGCCAGCGACTACGCCATCCCAGTGCATGCGGAGCGGCGCGGCATTGTCTCCACGCTCGTCGAGGTGCGCCAGGACACCATCGGCGATGCGGAGGGCGTCGCCGCGGCCGCCGCCCTCCTCGCCGGGATCATCCCCCTCGCCCTCGACCGGATTGCGACCCCATGAGCTCCCCCCGCTTCGCCTTCATCGGAAACCTGGAACTGTCGGCCATCTTCCGCGGGCGGTCGGTTCCCGTCGAGCTTCTCGACCGGGTGCTGAAGTCGGGCATGCCGTGGGTGCCGACCAACGTCTGCCTGTCGGCCTCCAACACGATCCCGCCGGACAACCCCTTCGGCCCGATGGGCGAGACGCGGCTCATCGCCGATCCGAAGCGCAAGATCGTGCTCCCGGCACGCGAGAGCCGCCCGGCGATGGAGGTCTATCTCGCCGACATCACCGAGCCCGACGGTTCGTTCTGGGAGGCATGCGC harbors:
- a CDS encoding N-formylglutamate amidohydrolase — its product is MSGTTLPSPLDPGGPRWEGGCLGPEDPPPVMRLREGAATRILLTCDHAGHRVPSNVALGVGEQDLCRHIGYDIGALAVAERLSGALDAELIAQRYSRLVIDCNRPPHAPDAMPRRVDGTTVPGNAAITPSGAAARVAEIFMPYHAAIEASLDRRAARGEATVLVAVHSFTPQHRDYPGARPWPITFLYNRQPALSLALAAILAERGVNAGLNVPYEVDDASDYAIPVHAERRGIVSTLVEVRQDTIGDAEGVAAAAALLAGIIPLALDRIATP
- a CDS encoding ABC transporter permease subunit; amino-acid sequence: MAATALADLPRRRLAREIGQTVLIVVALTAVAVGLWAVLGRSGERIAIQMCVFVTAVVALGVFTGNSGIVSFGHSAFMALGAYTAGILALPALMQRTALPQLPAALAGWELSPWVALVPAALAGLLAAAASGLAIARLRGASATIATLGLLIIVHSVLIGAREITRGSQTFFGVPRVTTFWVALGAAVAFVVLARLYRESRWGLMLRAVRDDEAAATALGIDARRMRYLAWIGSGAMAAIAGALYGFMLGAFSPTTFYFGLIFSLVAMLIIGGMATVSGAVTGVVLVTLLQDGVRRLEGGFTLGGVELPAVFGLTTVALSVAILLIIWLRPEGLIGTREATFPGLGRLIAVVLPRREIAPAAPVHATQPLTVSRLTKSFAGLKAVDHADFSVPPGTVTGLIGPNGAGKSTVVNLLTAQFLADEGSMRFGETELKGLPAHRIAPLGLARTFQNLRLFGTLTVYENVLVAALAAGHSPHAASALALREIAALELGEVADMVAGSLPYGARKRLEISRCLAQEPSLILLDEPAAGMNPDETSDLADRLLRLTEERGIGLLLIDHDLEFVNRLSSSIVVMNRGKVIASGTPEAIRRDPAVIEAYIGRGRARTRDTREGAPA